In a single window of the Streptomyces sp. NBC_00353 genome:
- the menC gene encoding o-succinylbenzoate synthase — protein MTITITEIELSLVRLDLIHEFETSSHRKSHLDHIVVRATASDGTVGWGECASPSDPYYCSESTESCWYVLSEHLAPMVVGRPWEHPDDAAGLTTRLSGNHFARAGLDMACWDLYGQARGETLSTLVGGTAERVSAGVSLGIEPTVDALLDQVARHVGDGYRRIKLKCRPGWDLEPVRAVRAAFPGIALQVDANTGYRADSAEHLAALTALDDQGLLMIEQPFAEDDLLGHAGLAARLDTPVCLDESITSPAVLATALHLGAADIVNIKVSRLGGIGPSVAVHDVCREAGIPVWCGGMHEFGIGRAANLAVASLPGFTLPSDVSGSDKYYRQDIVTPPIRATEGLVPVPDARPGLGVHVDESLIRANRLRHAVLKEG, from the coding sequence ACCTCGACCACATCGTGGTCAGGGCGACCGCATCCGACGGCACGGTCGGCTGGGGCGAGTGCGCCTCGCCCAGCGACCCGTACTACTGCAGCGAATCCACCGAGAGCTGCTGGTACGTACTGAGCGAGCACCTCGCCCCCATGGTCGTGGGCCGCCCGTGGGAGCACCCCGACGACGCGGCGGGCCTCACCACTCGCCTCTCGGGCAACCACTTCGCCCGCGCCGGGCTCGACATGGCCTGCTGGGACCTGTACGGGCAGGCCCGCGGCGAGACCCTCTCCACCCTCGTCGGCGGCACGGCCGAGAGGGTCAGCGCGGGTGTCAGTCTCGGCATCGAGCCGACCGTCGACGCTCTCCTGGACCAGGTCGCCCGGCATGTCGGCGACGGCTACCGTCGCATCAAGCTCAAGTGCCGCCCGGGCTGGGACCTCGAGCCGGTACGGGCGGTACGGGCGGCCTTCCCCGGTATCGCCCTCCAGGTCGACGCCAACACCGGCTACCGGGCCGACTCCGCCGAGCACCTGGCCGCCCTCACAGCCCTCGACGACCAGGGCCTGCTGATGATCGAGCAGCCCTTCGCCGAGGACGACCTGCTCGGCCATGCCGGCCTGGCCGCCCGGCTCGACACCCCCGTCTGTCTCGACGAGTCGATCACCTCACCCGCCGTACTGGCCACCGCACTGCACCTGGGCGCCGCCGACATCGTCAACATCAAGGTGTCCCGGCTCGGCGGAATCGGACCGTCCGTCGCGGTGCACGACGTGTGCCGCGAGGCCGGAATCCCGGTGTGGTGCGGGGGAATGCACGAGTTCGGCATCGGGCGCGCGGCCAACCTCGCCGTCGCCTCGCTGCCGGGCTTCACGCTGCCCTCGGACGTCTCCGGCTCCGACAAGTACTACCGCCAGGACATCGTCACCCCGCCGATCCGCGCCACCGAGGGCCTGGTCCCGGTGCCCGACGCCCGCCCGGGCCTCGGTGTCCATGTCGACGAGTCCCTGATCCGGGCGAACCGGTTGCGGCACGCCGTACTGAAGGAAGGCTGA
- a CDS encoding M20/M25/M40 family metallo-hydrolase yields MRFDAEQLRERALARLEALVMAESPSGEPELLRIVNADLEQAYRALGARVTRESGPHGDHLVCEWPGTLDDAHILLIGHSDTVLPVGTTVERPFTLHEDGDTVTGPGVYDMKGSLVAIELAFALLREQGLSPSRPVRLVVVNDEEIGSPDGRRIIAAHAEGAFAALGFEPPLPGGTLKTGRRGVARVRIDVQGVEAHAGLDASLGTSAIDELIDQIAAVRGAVPAPPAAEFNIGTISGGTRANVVAGTASAEVGLRFATPAAEAAVLGALDALTPVRPGAKVTVTRLSYRPAWERDPENPLAARLASLAAERGTDLLTGTSGGAGDTNLTGSLGIPTADGLGPDGAGAHSMSERASVASLLDRAALLAAYLIAPEESV; encoded by the coding sequence ATGCGATTCGACGCCGAGCAACTGCGCGAGCGGGCACTCGCCCGCCTGGAAGCCCTGGTCATGGCCGAGAGTCCGTCCGGTGAACCCGAACTCCTCCGGATCGTCAACGCCGATCTGGAGCAGGCCTATCGGGCTCTCGGAGCCCGGGTCACCCGCGAGAGCGGACCGCACGGCGACCACCTGGTCTGCGAGTGGCCGGGCACCCTCGATGACGCACACATACTCCTCATCGGCCACAGCGACACCGTCCTTCCCGTCGGCACCACCGTCGAGCGCCCCTTCACGCTCCATGAGGACGGCGACACCGTCACCGGTCCCGGCGTGTACGACATGAAGGGCTCCCTCGTCGCCATCGAGCTGGCCTTCGCTCTCCTTCGCGAACAGGGCCTCTCGCCGTCCCGCCCGGTGCGCCTGGTCGTCGTCAACGACGAGGAGATCGGCTCCCCGGACGGCCGCCGTATCATCGCCGCCCACGCCGAGGGCGCCTTCGCAGCCCTCGGCTTCGAACCGCCGCTGCCCGGCGGCACACTGAAGACCGGCAGGCGGGGAGTGGCCCGGGTGCGCATCGACGTCCAGGGCGTGGAGGCACACGCCGGGCTCGACGCCTCGCTCGGCACCTCCGCGATCGACGAGCTCATCGACCAGATCGCCGCTGTGCGGGGGGCCGTCCCGGCGCCACCCGCCGCCGAGTTCAACATCGGCACCATCAGCGGCGGCACCCGCGCCAACGTCGTCGCGGGTACGGCTTCGGCCGAGGTCGGCCTGCGCTTCGCCACGCCTGCCGCCGAGGCTGCCGTACTCGGCGCCCTCGACGCCCTCACTCCGGTCCGCCCCGGCGCAAAGGTGACCGTCACCCGGCTGTCGTACCGCCCCGCCTGGGAGCGTGATCCGGAAAACCCCCTCGCCGCGCGACTTGCCTCGCTCGCCGCCGAGCGGGGCACCGATCTGCTCACCGGCACCTCGGGCGGCGCCGGTGACACCAATCTCACCGGTTCGCTCGGCATCCCCACCGCCGACGGCCTCGGCCCGGACGGTGCGGGCGCCCACTCCATGTCCGAACGCGCCTCGGTCGCCTCACTGCTGGACCGCGCCGCTCTGCTCGCCGCCTACCTCATCGCACCCGAGGAGTCCGTATGA
- a CDS encoding S66 peptidase family protein — translation MTSPENTGLLRPPALGAGDRVVVTAASGAPRAEDLEKGVAALESLGLIVDVLPSARAAGVPLDYLAGDDATRAADLTTALTDPRYRAVFMARGGYGAQRTLEGVDFASLGTPTPRVLVGYSDVTALIEAVSVHLGWVSLFGPMPVSDDFTPGSYAFDSLARTLFTPSEATLLTFPAARTLVGGTAEGITLGGTASLLCSSLATPTSRPARGGILFLEDVDEEPYRLDRILTQLRRSGYLDGVAGILCGTFTGCGDPAEIDALLIDRLGDLGAPVLAGADIGHGVPMQTFPVGVRARLDADGGTLTFDGPVLA, via the coding sequence ATGACCTCCCCCGAAAACACCGGCCTGCTCCGCCCGCCCGCTCTCGGAGCAGGTGACCGGGTCGTCGTCACCGCCGCCTCGGGCGCGCCGCGCGCCGAGGACCTGGAGAAGGGCGTCGCGGCCCTGGAGAGTCTCGGCCTGATCGTCGACGTGCTGCCCTCGGCGCGCGCCGCCGGCGTCCCTCTCGACTATCTCGCGGGCGATGACGCCACCCGCGCCGCCGACCTCACCACCGCACTCACCGACCCCCGCTACCGTGCCGTCTTCATGGCCCGCGGCGGATACGGCGCCCAACGCACCCTTGAGGGCGTCGACTTCGCTTCCCTGGGCACCCCCACGCCGCGTGTGCTCGTCGGCTACTCGGACGTCACCGCGCTCATCGAGGCGGTCTCGGTGCACCTGGGCTGGGTGTCGCTGTTCGGCCCGATGCCCGTCTCGGACGACTTCACCCCTGGTTCGTATGCCTTCGACTCCTTGGCCAGGACCCTTTTCACCCCGTCCGAGGCCACCCTTCTCACCTTCCCTGCGGCCCGCACCCTGGTGGGCGGCACGGCCGAGGGCATCACGCTCGGCGGCACCGCGAGCCTGCTCTGCTCCTCGCTCGCGACCCCCACCTCGCGCCCGGCACGCGGCGGCATCCTCTTCCTGGAGGACGTCGACGAGGAGCCGTACCGGCTGGACCGCATCCTCACCCAGCTGCGCCGGTCCGGCTACCTCGACGGGGTCGCGGGCATCCTCTGCGGCACCTTCACCGGCTGCGGTGACCCGGCCGAGATCGACGCCCTGCTCATCGACCGGCTCGGCGATCTCGGCGCCCCCGTCCTGGCCGGCGCCGACATCGGCCACGGCGTCCCGATGCAGACCTTCCCGGTCGGCGTCCGGGCCCGCCTCGACGCCGACGGGGGCACGCTCACCTTCGACGGACCGGTGCTCGCCTGA
- a CDS encoding helix-turn-helix domain-containing protein, translating into MSDATYVPQDGQPDLDALVATVGIQIKALRKQAGYTLDDLSRGSGVSTGLISQIERGKGNPSFATLVQIAHGLDIPIGRLFHLTEQISPVVRRAERRALDFHGTDGPDDASYELLTPTLNGALEVLWVETQPGHDTSSTPFRHNGEEFGIVLSGVKDVYLDGVRHRLEAGDSITYSSSVPHWYANPGDEPSTSVWVITPPSW; encoded by the coding sequence GTGAGTGACGCAACCTACGTACCCCAGGACGGTCAGCCGGATCTGGACGCGCTCGTCGCCACAGTGGGAATCCAGATCAAGGCACTGCGCAAGCAGGCCGGTTACACCCTCGACGACCTCAGCCGAGGATCCGGTGTGAGTACCGGCCTCATCAGTCAGATCGAACGAGGCAAGGGCAATCCGTCCTTTGCCACCCTGGTCCAGATCGCGCACGGGCTGGACATCCCCATCGGCAGGCTCTTCCACCTGACCGAACAGATCAGCCCCGTGGTGCGGCGTGCCGAACGGCGCGCTCTCGATTTCCACGGCACCGATGGACCCGACGACGCCAGCTACGAGCTGCTCACCCCTACGCTGAACGGCGCGCTCGAGGTCCTCTGGGTCGAGACCCAGCCGGGGCATGACACCAGCAGCACCCCCTTCCGCCACAACGGCGAAGAGTTCGGGATCGTCCTCTCCGGCGTCAAGGACGTCTATCTCGACGGCGTCCGGCACCGGCTCGAGGCCGGCGACTCGATCACGTACTCGTCGAGCGTCCCGCACTGGTACGCCAACCCCGGCGACGAGCCGTCCACTTCCGTCTGGGTCATCACCCCGCCCAGCTGGTAG
- a CDS encoding MFS transporter, whose protein sequence is MASLHERSATAVRTPLSQRRALLALGGGNAVEWYDWMVYGLLASSIGPQFFPSTDDLSSTMSALAVFAVGFAARPLGAIVFGTLADRLGRRLVMLLSIGSMVLTTTVIAVLPTHAVIGVWAGVILLACRILQGLSTGIEAPLNSAYIVEMAPEGRTARFGSIISIYVQVGIVAASLVCFLTSEAVGPEVMGDWGWRIPFVIGALGGLFFLWLRRSLPETLHTAAEAADPDTTGKPRKTREVWAEVAHHKLALLTIIFVVAAAQAINYTWTTGLPNLARSAYAEDPSTVFAVTTLSGVVVGALYPLVGRLADRKRISRTFIVTRLAVVPLVFVVLAYQGKGMTTFALVMLVGAPVLAFTMGLYNTVSATLMPTSCRVTGVGLGYAVGVAGFGGTAPYVLLWLQDAGAGWAFPVYVAVLCLLSVLLYMLAFRRGSVRAGS, encoded by the coding sequence ATGGCATCGCTCCACGAAAGATCAGCTACCGCAGTCCGTACTCCCCTCTCCCAGCGGCGCGCACTGCTGGCCCTCGGCGGCGGCAACGCCGTCGAGTGGTACGACTGGATGGTCTACGGCCTGCTCGCGTCCTCCATAGGACCGCAGTTCTTCCCCTCCACCGACGACCTGTCATCCACCATGTCCGCCCTGGCCGTCTTCGCGGTGGGGTTCGCCGCCCGGCCACTGGGCGCCATCGTGTTCGGCACCCTGGCCGACCGGCTGGGCAGGCGGCTGGTCATGCTGCTGTCCATCGGATCGATGGTCCTCACCACCACCGTCATCGCAGTGCTGCCCACCCACGCGGTCATCGGCGTGTGGGCAGGCGTGATCCTCCTCGCCTGCCGGATCCTGCAAGGGCTGTCCACCGGCATCGAGGCACCGCTCAACTCCGCCTACATCGTGGAGATGGCGCCGGAGGGCCGCACCGCCCGCTTCGGCAGCATCATCAGCATCTACGTCCAGGTCGGCATCGTTGCGGCGTCACTGGTCTGCTTCCTCACCAGCGAGGCCGTCGGCCCCGAGGTCATGGGTGACTGGGGCTGGCGCATCCCGTTCGTGATCGGCGCGTTGGGCGGCCTCTTCTTCCTCTGGCTGCGCCGTTCCCTGCCGGAGACCCTGCACACCGCGGCCGAGGCCGCGGACCCCGACACCACCGGGAAGCCCCGGAAGACGAGGGAGGTGTGGGCAGAGGTCGCCCACCACAAGCTGGCGCTGCTCACCATCATCTTCGTCGTCGCGGCCGCCCAGGCGATCAACTACACCTGGACCACCGGGCTGCCCAACCTGGCCCGCTCCGCATACGCGGAGGACCCCAGCACCGTGTTCGCGGTGACCACCCTGTCGGGTGTGGTCGTCGGCGCGCTCTACCCGCTGGTCGGCCGGCTCGCCGACCGGAAGCGGATCTCGCGGACGTTCATCGTCACTCGCCTCGCGGTCGTCCCCCTGGTGTTCGTCGTCCTCGCCTACCAGGGCAAGGGGATGACCACCTTCGCCCTCGTGATGCTGGTGGGCGCCCCGGTACTGGCCTTCACGATGGGCCTCTACAACACGGTGTCCGCCACCTTGATGCCGACGAGCTGTCGCGTCACCGGCGTCGGTCTCGGCTACGCAGTCGGCGTCGCCGGCTTCGGCGGCACCGCCCCGTACGTCCTGCTGTGGCTGCAGGACGCCGGCGCCGGATGGGCCTTCCCCGTCTACGTCGCTGTGCTGTGCCTGCTCAGCGTTCTGCTCTACATGCTCGCCTTCCGCCGCGGTTCCGTTCGCGCCGGAAGCTGA
- a CDS encoding FAD-dependent oxidoreductase — protein sequence MSTTAAPSGALVHGQSVTLDAVEAPVVRRSDVVVVGGGPAGVSAAVSAARSGASVTLLERYSALGGLASGGMVLVLDDMINGNEITVTGIVDEYVERMAKLGLAVYPPAEERVSSQEMWNKWGRWGAFDFHSHTSPKPICYAVAFDPDGWKRVSNDLVRESGVDLRLHSWFSRPIVQDGAVKGVVCETKSGPQAVMGDVVIDTTGDIDVASRAGATYDKDNYLVTLVFRLGGVDTAAAERFEQENPREARAINRKIKRLLGGAWELWWLKTPVPGVVWCNAPHMTGFDGTDPESLTEAEFEARGRIGNVLDHIRSDLPGFESAYLLDVAEQMGVRQTRLLQGEYVVTKDDVTSRRHFADSVSRGRDYYTPYRSLLPRGVDQLLVAGRHYSATPEAQRISREIPPCMAMGQAAGIAAATAVEQGVLVRDVDPAVIQSRMRDQGADPGDIPAGNATVDATMEARA from the coding sequence ATGTCCACAACAGCCGCGCCGTCCGGCGCACTTGTCCACGGACAGTCCGTCACACTTGACGCCGTCGAGGCGCCGGTCGTCCGGCGTTCGGACGTGGTCGTGGTCGGCGGAGGCCCCGCCGGTGTGAGCGCCGCGGTCTCCGCCGCCCGCAGCGGGGCGAGCGTGACACTGCTGGAGCGCTACTCGGCGCTCGGCGGACTCGCCTCCGGCGGCATGGTCCTCGTCCTGGACGACATGATCAACGGCAACGAGATCACGGTCACCGGCATCGTCGACGAGTACGTCGAGCGGATGGCCAAGCTGGGACTCGCGGTCTACCCGCCGGCCGAGGAGCGCGTCTCCTCCCAGGAGATGTGGAACAAGTGGGGCCGCTGGGGGGCATTCGACTTCCACTCCCACACCAGCCCCAAGCCGATCTGCTACGCGGTCGCCTTCGACCCCGACGGCTGGAAGCGCGTCTCCAACGACCTCGTCCGCGAGAGCGGGGTCGACCTCCGGCTGCACAGCTGGTTCTCGCGGCCGATCGTCCAGGACGGGGCGGTCAAGGGCGTCGTCTGCGAGACCAAGTCCGGTCCGCAGGCGGTCATGGGCGATGTCGTCATCGACACCACCGGTGACATCGACGTGGCCTCCCGCGCCGGCGCCACGTACGACAAGGACAACTACCTCGTCACCCTGGTCTTCCGGCTCGGCGGCGTGGACACCGCGGCCGCGGAGCGATTCGAGCAGGAGAACCCGCGGGAGGCCCGCGCGATCAACCGCAAGATCAAGCGGCTGCTCGGCGGCGCCTGGGAGCTGTGGTGGCTCAAGACGCCCGTACCCGGCGTGGTGTGGTGCAACGCGCCGCACATGACCGGCTTCGACGGCACCGACCCGGAGTCGCTCACCGAGGCCGAGTTCGAGGCGCGGGGCCGTATCGGCAACGTGCTCGACCACATCAGGTCGGACCTGCCGGGCTTCGAGAGTGCGTATCTGCTCGATGTCGCCGAGCAGATGGGTGTCCGTCAGACCCGTCTGCTGCAGGGCGAGTACGTCGTCACCAAGGACGATGTCACGTCCCGTCGCCACTTCGCCGACAGCGTCTCGCGCGGCCGTGACTACTACACGCCGTACCGCTCGCTCCTGCCGCGCGGCGTCGACCAGTTGCTGGTCGCCGGCCGCCACTACTCGGCCACTCCCGAGGCACAGCGCATCTCGCGCGAGATTCCGCCCTGCATGGCCATGGGCCAGGCCGCCGGTATCGCCGCGGCGACCGCGGTCGAACAGGGCGTGCTGGTACGGGACGTCGACCCGGCCGTGATCCAGAGCCGGATGCGCGACCAGGGCGCCGACCCGGGCGACATCCCCGCCGGGAACGCGACCGTCGACGCAACCATGGAGGCCCGCGCATGA
- a CDS encoding CaiB/BaiF CoA transferase family protein, which translates to MSTVQPLSGITVVDFTQVFMGPSCTQLLGDYGADVIKVERPGTGDIARTSIPDPAGLDNPIFLSINRNKRSISIDTRTEEGLKAVQELVRGADVVVSNFRAGVMERLGLGYEALRELSPRIIWASGTGFGTSGPYAHKGGQDAIAQAYSGVMWRRVADDDPVTLYPTTLCDYTTGMHLLQGILLALLHRDRTGEGQKVEVSMYDSMLHMQMQEACQQLNRGSEINWAAMPLTAVLPTSDGALIMVGGFKANPLHHISRALELDEDLGERAEFDTLEKQFTHRPELQRIFAEAVTGKSTDYWVKRLEEEDILCAPVRSLEQTLDDEQTAVNNMIVEMDHPVAGRIRALNAPIHLSEGAATVRRVPPQLGEHGEEILGELGYDTQQIAVLREKGILR; encoded by the coding sequence ATGAGCACCGTACAGCCGCTGAGCGGCATCACCGTCGTCGATTTCACCCAGGTCTTCATGGGCCCGTCGTGCACGCAGTTGCTCGGCGACTACGGCGCAGATGTGATCAAGGTGGAGCGGCCCGGTACGGGCGACATCGCCCGTACCTCGATTCCGGACCCGGCGGGCCTGGACAATCCCATCTTCCTGTCGATCAACCGCAACAAGCGGAGCATCAGTATCGACACCCGTACCGAGGAGGGCCTCAAGGCCGTCCAGGAGCTGGTGCGCGGCGCCGATGTCGTGGTCAGCAACTTCCGGGCCGGTGTGATGGAGCGTCTCGGCCTCGGTTACGAGGCGCTCCGGGAACTGAGTCCGCGGATCATCTGGGCATCCGGAACCGGCTTCGGCACCTCGGGGCCTTACGCGCACAAGGGCGGCCAGGACGCCATCGCCCAGGCGTACAGCGGTGTGATGTGGCGCCGGGTCGCCGACGACGACCCCGTGACGCTCTACCCGACGACGCTGTGCGACTACACCACCGGCATGCACCTGCTCCAGGGCATCCTGCTCGCCCTGCTGCATCGGGACCGGACGGGGGAGGGGCAGAAGGTCGAGGTGTCGATGTACGACTCCATGCTCCACATGCAGATGCAGGAGGCGTGCCAGCAGCTCAACCGCGGATCCGAGATCAACTGGGCCGCCATGCCGCTCACCGCCGTGCTTCCCACCAGCGACGGTGCACTGATCATGGTCGGCGGCTTCAAGGCCAACCCGCTGCACCACATCAGCCGCGCCCTGGAGCTCGACGAGGACCTGGGCGAGCGCGCCGAGTTCGACACCCTCGAGAAGCAGTTCACCCACAGGCCCGAGCTGCAGCGCATCTTCGCCGAGGCGGTCACAGGAAAATCCACCGACTACTGGGTCAAGCGCCTGGAGGAGGAGGACATCCTCTGCGCCCCGGTGCGGAGTCTGGAGCAGACGCTGGACGACGAACAGACCGCGGTCAACAACATGATCGTCGAGATGGACCACCCGGTCGCGGGCCGCATCCGCGCGCTCAACGCGCCGATCCACCTGTCCGAGGGCGCGGCCACCGTCCGCCGGGTGCCGCCGCAGCTGGGCGAGCACGGCGAGGAGATCCTCGGCGAACTCGGCTACGACACGCAGCAGATAGCGGTACTGCGCGAGAAGGGCATCCTGCGATGA
- a CDS encoding enoyl-CoA hydratase-related protein produces MSGAYTDEVRYERDGHVARVTISRPKVLNAVDAKTLVRLNEIWAEIEADREVRVVVVTGDGDRAFCVGADMSADAVDKTGLQYWADLDPNGFGGLSLRTSLDVPVIARVNGYALGGGMEMVLGCDIVVAAESARFGLTEPRVGRIPLDGGVFRLVRRLQHTQAMGLLLTGRKVPAAELHRMGLVNEVVPAGELDEAVDRWVADILACAPTSLRAIKQMVQRTEHLSAREAHAMRLPALTEALDSEDGKEGVLAFQEKRPPVWPGR; encoded by the coding sequence ATGAGCGGCGCGTACACCGACGAGGTGCGCTACGAGCGCGACGGGCACGTCGCCCGGGTCACCATCAGCCGCCCCAAGGTGCTCAACGCCGTCGACGCCAAGACACTGGTCCGGCTGAACGAGATCTGGGCCGAGATCGAGGCCGACCGGGAGGTCCGCGTCGTCGTGGTCACCGGCGACGGCGACCGGGCGTTCTGCGTCGGCGCCGACATGTCCGCCGACGCGGTCGACAAGACCGGCCTGCAGTACTGGGCCGACCTCGACCCCAACGGCTTCGGCGGCCTGAGCCTGCGCACCAGCCTCGACGTCCCGGTCATCGCCCGGGTCAACGGCTACGCGCTCGGCGGCGGCATGGAGATGGTGCTCGGCTGCGACATCGTCGTGGCCGCCGAGAGTGCCAGGTTCGGCCTCACCGAACCGCGGGTCGGCCGTATTCCGCTCGACGGCGGCGTCTTCCGGCTCGTCCGCCGGCTGCAGCACACTCAGGCCATGGGACTGCTGCTCACCGGCCGCAAGGTGCCCGCGGCGGAACTGCACCGCATGGGGCTGGTCAACGAGGTCGTACCGGCCGGGGAGCTGGACGAGGCCGTCGACCGCTGGGTCGCCGACATCCTCGCCTGTGCCCCCACGTCGCTGCGCGCCATCAAGCAGATGGTGCAGCGCACCGAGCACCTGTCGGCGCGGGAGGCCCACGCGATGCGGCTGCCCGCCCTCACCGAGGCGCTGGACAGCGAGGACGGCAAGGAGGGCGTGCTCGCCTTCCAGGAGAAGCGCCCGCCCGTCTGGCCGGGCCGGTAA
- a CDS encoding dihydrodipicolinate synthase family protein yields MVDNLSSGVWGVVATPFLGSALEVDGTSLSRLVKHYEGIGVTGLTVLGVFGEAARLSAEERRRVLEVVASSVELPLVVGVTGLATAPVIEEARLVREVVGDRLAGLMVQVNSPDPRVVAAHLNAVHDATGAGIVVQDYPEASKVAIRTADLVRAVQAVPSAVGVKAEAPPTPAAVAVLTAELDVPVFGGLGGLGLLDELAAGAAGAMTGFSCPEGLVACVDAWLSGGYDAAREAYLPYLPLVNFEAQAGIGLAVRKEAIRRRGLVMESGVRPPAAAMPESLVPQLERHLGPALAAVQKEVR; encoded by the coding sequence ATGGTCGATAATTTGTCCTCCGGCGTCTGGGGAGTGGTCGCCACACCGTTCCTCGGCTCCGCCCTTGAGGTCGACGGGACCAGCCTGTCCCGGCTGGTGAAGCACTACGAGGGGATCGGTGTCACCGGCCTCACCGTGCTCGGCGTCTTCGGCGAGGCCGCCCGGCTGTCCGCCGAGGAGCGCCGCAGGGTGCTCGAGGTGGTTGCCTCATCCGTGGAACTGCCGCTCGTGGTCGGTGTCACCGGACTCGCCACGGCGCCGGTGATCGAGGAGGCCCGGCTGGTACGCGAGGTGGTCGGGGACCGCCTCGCCGGGCTCATGGTCCAGGTCAACTCCCCGGACCCGCGCGTCGTCGCCGCACACCTGAACGCCGTGCACGACGCCACCGGCGCCGGGATCGTGGTCCAGGACTACCCGGAGGCCAGCAAGGTCGCCATCCGTACGGCCGACCTGGTCCGCGCCGTACAGGCAGTCCCCTCGGCGGTCGGCGTGAAGGCCGAGGCACCGCCGACACCGGCGGCCGTCGCGGTCCTCACCGCCGAGCTCGACGTGCCCGTCTTCGGCGGCCTCGGCGGGCTGGGTCTGCTGGACGAGCTGGCGGCCGGGGCCGCCGGCGCGATGACCGGCTTCTCCTGCCCGGAGGGCCTGGTCGCCTGCGTCGACGCCTGGCTCAGCGGCGGTTACGACGCCGCCCGCGAGGCTTACCTGCCGTATCTTCCGCTGGTCAATTTCGAGGCCCAGGCGGGAATCGGACTGGCCGTCCGCAAGGAAGCGATCCGGCGCCGCGGGCTGGTCATGGAGTCCGGCGTCAGGCCGCCGGCCGCTGCCATGCCGGAGTCGCTCGTCCCGCAGCTGGAGCGGCATCTGGGGCCGGCCCTGGCCGCGGTGCAGAAGGAGGTGCGGTGA
- a CDS encoding SDR family oxidoreductase gives MDLGIRGRTAVVAASTGGLGRAVAEALAAEGAAVVVAGRRGDLAEKIAAGLPEAEGVQADLTAPDGPRELIEAAREAYGDPDILVLNGPGPKPGRAVDLDGAGTDLGSAVDSLLLAQQRLVAQVLPGMRQRGWGRILAIGSSGVAEPLAGLVLSNAGRAALAAYLKTLAAEVARDEVTVNLLLPGRIATDRVARLDAARAEREQRPVADVAADSRAAIPAGRYGTPEEFAAAAAFLCGAPASYVTGTALRCDGGLVRSL, from the coding sequence ATGGATCTCGGAATCCGTGGCCGTACCGCTGTGGTCGCCGCCTCCACCGGTGGTCTCGGCCGCGCGGTGGCCGAGGCGCTCGCGGCCGAGGGAGCCGCCGTCGTCGTCGCCGGACGGCGCGGTGACCTGGCCGAGAAGATCGCCGCCGGGCTGCCCGAGGCCGAGGGCGTCCAGGCCGACCTCACGGCACCGGACGGGCCGCGTGAACTGATCGAGGCCGCCCGCGAGGCGTACGGCGACCCGGACATCCTGGTGCTCAACGGCCCGGGCCCGAAGCCCGGCCGCGCCGTCGACCTCGACGGCGCCGGCACGGACCTCGGATCGGCCGTGGACTCGCTCCTGCTGGCCCAACAACGTCTGGTGGCACAGGTGCTGCCCGGCATGCGGCAGCGCGGCTGGGGACGGATCCTCGCCATCGGCTCCAGCGGTGTCGCCGAGCCGCTGGCCGGTCTGGTGCTGTCCAACGCCGGCCGGGCCGCCCTCGCGGCCTACCTCAAGACCCTCGCAGCCGAGGTCGCCCGCGACGAAGTCACCGTCAACCTGCTGCTGCCGGGCCGGATCGCCACCGACCGGGTCGCCCGGCTGGACGCCGCGCGCGCCGAGCGGGAGCAGCGTCCGGTCGCGGACGTCGCGGCCGACTCCCGGGCCGCCATCCCCGCCGGGCGGTACGGCACCCCGGAGGAGTTCGCCGCGGCGGCGGCCTTCCTTTGCGGCGCGCCCGCCTCGTACGTCACCGGAACGGCACTCCGGTGCGACGGCGGCCTCGTCCGCAGCCTGTGA